In Carya illinoinensis cultivar Pawnee chromosome 16, C.illinoinensisPawnee_v1, whole genome shotgun sequence, a single window of DNA contains:
- the LOC122298597 gene encoding cyclin-A1-4-like produces the protein MSTRNHDPPRSSSSSSAKMPPVSDNPTGKLTAAAKKRPALADVTNQRNGSKSNSRTLLPQSRPLVPCIAKIAKTKKEVSACTDNTGFLEKTLPTSLGLKSSVYVLSEDKCFPRNDQLVPSVAAHSASRGVEAGLCALSSTIRAPRGMDISPSTSASGCISLDESMSTCESLRSPEFECIDNEDASAVRLIERKTSNSLFISDNEEKAGNVCEIGMHVEMEAFDQVVDIDNNVMDPQCCATIACDIYKHLRVSEANKSPSTNFMERIQKDINASMRAVLIDWLVEVAEEYRLLPDTLFLTANYIDRYLSGNVVNRQRLQLLGVACMMIAAKYEEICAPTVGEFCYITDNTYFKEEVLQMESAVLNSLKFEMTAPTAKCFLRRFVCVAQATSKVPSMQLECLANYLTELSLLEYSMLRYSPSLVAASATFLAKFILLPLKKPWNSALKLYTLYQASDLVDCVKALHSLCCNCSNRNLPAIREKYSQHKYKFVAKKYCPPSIPHEYFQELSN, from the exons ATGTCAACCCGCAACCACGATCCCCCACGATCTTCGTCTTCGTCTTCGGCCAAGATGCCCCCCGTTTCGGACAATCCAACCGGGAAGTTAACCGCGGCGGCCAAGAAGCGACCCGCTCTCGCTGACGTCACCAACCAAAGAAATGGCTCTAAAAGTAATTCACGCACCTTGCTCCCTCAGTCCAGGCCTCTG GTGCCATGTATTGCCAAAATTGCCAAGACCAAGAAGGAAGTTTCAGCTTGCACAGACAATACAGGCTTCCTTGAGAAAACTTTGCCTACATCCTTGGGCTTGAAATCAAGTGTCTATGTTCTATCCGAGGATAAATGTTTCCCCAGAAATGATCAATTGGTGCCTAGTGTTGCTGCCCATTCTGCTTCCCGCGGTGTGGAAGCTGGTCTTTGTGCTCTGAGTAGCACAATTCGTGCTCCCAGAGGCATGGATATTTCTCCAAGTACCTCAGCTAGTGGCTGCATCTCTTTGGATGAGAGCATGTCTACGTGTGAGTCTCTGAGGAGTCCAGAATTTGAATGTATTGACAATGAGGATGCTTCAGCAGTTAGATTGATCGAGAGGAAGACAAGCAACAGTCTCTTCATTTCagacaatgaagaaaaagcAG GGAATGTCTGTGAGATAGGTATGCATGTGGAGATGGAAGCATTTGATCAAGTTGTAGATATTGATAACAATGTCATGGACCCTCAATGCTGTGCAACCATTGCTTGTGATATTTATAAGCACTTGCGTGTATCCGAG GCAAATAAAAGCCCTTCCACGAACTTCATGGAAAGGATCCAAAAAGACATCAATGCCAGCATGCGTGCTGTACTCATTGACTGGCTTGTGGAG GTTGCTGAAGAGTACCGTCTCCTACCTGATACACTTTTTTTGACTGCTAACTACATTGATCGTTATCTTTCTGGCAATGTGGTGAATCGGCAAAGGTTGCAATTGCTTGGTGTTGCATGCATGATGATTGCTGC CAAGTATGAGGAGATCTGTGCACCCACTGTGGGTGAGTTCTGTTACATAACTGATAATACATACTTCAAGGAGGAG GTTTTGCAAATGGAATCTGCTGTGTTGAATTCATTAAAGTTTGAAATGACTGCCCCAACAGCTAAATGTTTTTTGAG GCGATTTGTTTGTGTTGCTCAAGCCACCAGCAAG GTTCCATCAATGCAGCTGGAGTGCTTGGCCAACTACCTCACGGAGTTATCCCTTCTCGAATACAGCATGCTTCGTTATTCTCCATCATTAGTAGCTGCTTCTGCTACTTTCTTGGCCAAATTTATACTTCTCCCCTTAAAGAAACCCTGG AATTCTGCATTGAAGCTTTACACACTTTACCAAGCTTCTGATTTGGTTGACTGTGTCAAGGCGCTGCATAGCCTGTGCTGTAATTGCAGTAATCGTAATCTACCCGCAATCAGGGAGAAGTACAGCCAACATAAG TACAAGTTCGTGGCAAAGAAGTACTGTCCTCCTTCAATACCTCACGAGTATTTCCAGGAACTAAGCAACTAG
- the LOC122298710 gene encoding cyclin-A1-1-like, with protein MSTRNHDPPPSSSSAKMPAAAKKRPALADVTNQRNGSKNAFGVASGYPFEDVPEDARDSGSLMADKHSKKEVPCVAKIAKTKKKVSACSDNTGFLEKTLPASFGLKSSVFVLSEDKCFPGSDQSVASVAAHSAPCGLEAGLCALSTIIRAPRGMDRQATVSSFQTMQKKQLQSVCLEYLHHALPNIFSLILIPGNVCEIGMLVEMETFDQVVDIDNNVMGPQCCATIASDIYKHLRVSEANKSPSSDFMERIQKDINASMRAVLIDWFVEVAEEYRLQPDTLFLIVNYIDRYLSGNVVNRQRLQLLGVACMMIAAKYEEICAPSVDEFCYVTDNTYFKEEVLQMESAILNSLKFEMTAPTAKCFLRQFVCVVQATSKVPSMQLECLANCLTELSLLEYNILHYSPSLVAASATFLAKFILLPLKKPWNSVLKHYTLYQASDLSDCVKALHSLCCNCCNPNLPAIREKYSQHKYKFVAKKYCPPSIPHEFFQELSN; from the exons atgcatttggagtgGCATCTGgatatccatttgaagacgtacctgaaGATGCACGTGATAGCGGATCTCTCATGGCTGACAAGCATTCCAAGAAAGAG GTGCCATGTGTTGCCAAAATTGCCAAGACCAAGAAGAAAGTTTCGGCTTGCTCAGACAATACAGGCTTCCTTGAGAAAACTTTGCCTGCATCCTTTGGCTTGAAATCAAGTGTCTTTGTTCTGTCAGAGGATAAATGTTTTCCCGGAAGTGATCAATCGGTGGCTAGTGTTGCTGCCCATTCTGCTCCATGCGGCTTGGAAGCCGGTCTTTGTGCTCTGAGTACCATAATTCGTGCTCCCAGAGGCATGGATAGACAAGCAACAGTCTCTTCATTTCAGACAATGCAGAAAAAGCAG CTGCAAAGTGTGTGCCTGGAATATTTACATCATGCCCTTCCTAATATATTTTCTCTGATATTGATTCCGGGGAATGTCTGTGAGATAGGTATGCTTGTGGAGATGGAAACATTTGATCAAGTTGTAGATATTGATAACAATGTCATGGGCCCTCAATGCTGTGCAACCATTGCTTCTGATATTTATAAGCACTTACGGGTATCGGAG GCAAATAAAAGCCCTTCCTCAGACTTCATGGAAAGGATCCAGAAAGACATCAATGCCAGCATGCGTGCTGTACTGATTGATTGGTTTGTGGAG GTTGCTGAAGAGTACCGGCTCCAACCTGATACACTATTTTTGATTGTTAACTATATTGATCGTTATCTTTCTGGCAATGTGGTGAATAGGCAACGGTTGCAATTGCTTGGTGTTGCATGCATGATGATTGCTGC CAAGTATGAGGAGATCTGTGCACCCAGTGTGGACGAGTTCTGTTATGTAACTGATAATACATACTTCAAGGAGGAG GTTTTGCAAATGGAATCTGCTATCCTGAATTCGTTGAAGTTTGAAATGACAGCCCCAACAGCTAAATGTTTTTTGAG GCAATTTGTTTGTGTTGTTCAAGCCACCAGCAAG GTTCCATCAATGCAGCTGGAGTGCTTGGCCAACTGCCTGACGGAGTTATCCCTTCTCGAATACAACATCCTTCATTATTCTCCATCGCTAGTAGCTGCTTCTGCTACTTTCTTGGCCAAATTTATACTTCTCCCGTTAAAGAAACCCTGG AATTCTGTATTGAAGCATTACACGCTTTACCAAGCTTCTGATTTGAGTGACTGTGTCAAGGCACTGCATAGCCTGTGCTGTAATTGCTGTAATCCTAATCTACCCGCAATCAGGGAGAAATACAGCCAACATAAG TACAAGTTCGTGGCAAAGAAGTACTGTCCTCCTTCAATACCTCACGAGTTTTTCCAAGAACTAAGCAACTAG